In Achromobacter spanius, the following proteins share a genomic window:
- a CDS encoding Lrp/AsnC family transcriptional regulator has product MDQTDIKILALLQKDATCSVAEIAEQVNLSVTPCWRRIQKLKDDGVIARNAILLDPRALGLNLTVFVSIKTSQHNEKWTQSLINAVMALPNVVEFHRMAGDIDYLLKVVVEDMAAYDRFYRRLIGAVDLLDVSASFSMEIIKSTTELPLDAV; this is encoded by the coding sequence ATGGACCAGACTGACATCAAGATCCTGGCGTTGCTGCAGAAGGACGCTACCTGTTCGGTTGCTGAAATTGCCGAACAGGTGAATCTGTCGGTGACGCCATGCTGGCGCCGCATCCAGAAGCTGAAGGACGACGGCGTTATCGCGCGCAACGCCATCCTGCTGGACCCGCGTGCGCTGGGCCTGAACCTGACGGTGTTCGTGTCCATCAAGACCAGCCAGCACAACGAGAAATGGACGCAAAGCCTGATCAACGCCGTCATGGCCTTGCCGAACGTGGTGGAGTTTCACCGTATGGCGGGCGATATCGATTACCTGCTCAAGGTGGTGGTCGAGGACATGGCGGCTTATGACCGCTTCTACCGTCGGCTGATCGGCGCGGTGGACCTGCTGGACGTCAGCGCCAGTTTCTCGATGGAAATCATCAAGAGCACCACGGAACTGCCGCTGGACGCGGTGTAG
- the pagP gene encoding lipid IV(A) palmitoyltransferase PagP, producing MTATLRAAMLCLLLSTFTAAAQACESMPSWAQSACNRIDQIWTEGGNDLYVSGYAWHNRAMYSKEKIDSFNELAWGAGYGRSIYDEDGDWQGLYAMAFLDSHSKVEPIAGYGFLKIGQVSENFRLGAGYTVFLTARHDIMSYMPFPGILPLVGAGYKDAMFYATYIPGSSGAGNVLYMFGRWHF from the coding sequence ATGACCGCCACATTACGAGCAGCCATGCTTTGCCTGCTGCTCTCGACTTTCACTGCCGCCGCGCAAGCCTGTGAAAGCATGCCCTCGTGGGCACAGTCCGCGTGCAACCGCATTGACCAGATCTGGACCGAAGGCGGCAACGACCTCTACGTTTCCGGCTACGCCTGGCACAACCGCGCCATGTACAGCAAAGAAAAAATCGACAGCTTCAACGAGCTGGCGTGGGGCGCCGGCTATGGCCGCAGCATCTACGACGAAGACGGCGACTGGCAGGGCCTGTACGCCATGGCGTTCCTGGATTCGCACAGCAAGGTTGAACCCATTGCCGGCTACGGCTTCTTGAAAATCGGGCAAGTCAGCGAGAACTTCCGCCTGGGCGCGGGCTACACGGTGTTCCTGACCGCGCGGCACGACATCATGAGCTACATGCCGTTTCCCGGCATCCTGCCGCTGGTGGGCGCCGGCTACAAAGACGCCATGTTCTACGCGACCTACATCCCCGGCTCAAGCGGCGCGGGCAACGTGCTGTATATGTTTGGCCGCTGGCACTTCTAA
- the mgtE gene encoding magnesium transporter yields MTQSAAAQKPPATPRRLDPEDAQIALAEVQERLRRQQLVADLVHRQEEGDAKATLVEDLVHRQHEAELKTLLDGLHPADIAFILESLPKDERQAIWKLVSPEHDADVLLEVEDWVRESLIEAMDRQDLVAATGNMDADELADLAPDLPPDVVAEVQKGLTEEERAQLLEAMGYPEDSVGAIMDFEMVRVREDVTLEVVLRYLRRLHELPDHTDQIFVVDRQDKLQGILPLSRLLVSEPETEVRAVMNADFLTLNPLDSDADAAGAFERYDLVSAPVMDDQGRLIGRVTIADVVDVMREDSQEQALSRAGLQEEDIFAPVTTALRNRAPWLLLNLCTAATASFVASRFEGTVSHIVILAFLMSIVAGIGGNSGNQTMTLIIRALAMGRITGRNLWQLVKRELFVTLLVGLCGSLVAALFAWVISRSLSIALVMMAAMICNMLVGASVGVLVPMVRARFGKDPAMGSSVLLTFATDSLGFFIFLGLATIFLL; encoded by the coding sequence ATGACGCAGTCCGCCGCCGCGCAGAAACCGCCCGCGACGCCCCGCCGCCTCGACCCGGAAGACGCACAGATCGCCCTGGCCGAAGTGCAGGAACGCTTGCGCCGCCAACAACTGGTGGCCGACCTGGTGCATCGCCAGGAAGAAGGCGACGCCAAGGCCACGCTGGTCGAAGACCTGGTTCACCGCCAGCACGAGGCCGAACTCAAGACGCTGCTGGACGGCCTGCATCCGGCCGACATCGCCTTCATCCTGGAATCGCTGCCCAAGGATGAACGCCAGGCCATCTGGAAACTGGTCAGCCCCGAGCACGATGCCGACGTGCTGCTGGAAGTTGAAGACTGGGTGCGGGAATCGCTGATTGAAGCGATGGATCGTCAGGACCTGGTTGCCGCTACCGGCAACATGGACGCCGACGAACTCGCCGACCTGGCGCCCGACCTGCCGCCCGACGTGGTGGCCGAAGTACAAAAAGGCCTGACCGAAGAAGAGCGCGCGCAGTTGCTGGAAGCCATGGGCTATCCGGAAGACAGCGTGGGCGCGATCATGGACTTCGAAATGGTCCGGGTGCGCGAGGACGTCACGCTTGAAGTGGTGCTGCGCTACCTGCGCCGCCTGCACGAACTGCCTGACCACACCGACCAGATTTTCGTGGTGGACCGCCAAGACAAGCTGCAAGGCATCCTGCCGCTTTCGCGCCTTCTGGTCAGCGAACCGGAAACCGAAGTGCGCGCCGTCATGAACGCCGACTTCCTGACGCTGAACCCCCTGGATTCCGACGCCGACGCCGCGGGCGCCTTCGAACGTTACGACCTGGTCTCCGCCCCCGTGATGGACGACCAGGGCCGCCTGATCGGGCGCGTGACCATCGCCGATGTGGTGGACGTGATGCGCGAAGACTCCCAGGAGCAAGCGCTGTCGCGCGCGGGTCTGCAAGAAGAAGACATCTTCGCGCCCGTCACCACCGCGTTGCGCAACCGCGCGCCGTGGCTGCTGCTCAACCTCTGTACCGCCGCCACGGCGTCCTTCGTGGCGTCGCGGTTTGAAGGCACCGTCAGCCACATCGTGATCCTGGCCTTCCTGATGTCGATCGTGGCCGGCATCGGCGGCAACTCCGGCAACCAGACCATGACGCTGATCATCCGGGCGCTTGCCATGGGCCGGATCACGGGCCGCAACCTGTGGCAATTGGTCAAGCGCGAATTGTTCGTGACCTTGCTGGTGGGCCTGTGCGGCAGCCTGGTGGCCGCCTTGTTCGCCTGGGTGATTTCGCGCTCGCTCTCGATTGCGCTGGTGATGATGGCGGCGATGATCTGCAATATGCTGGTCGGGGCCTCGGTGGGCGTGCTGGTGCCGATGGTGCGTGCGCGCTTCGGCAAGGATCCCGCCATGGGGTCGTCGGTGCTGCTGACCTTCGCCACCGACTCGCTGGGGTTCTTCATCTTCCTGGGCTTGGCCACCATATTCCTGCTGTAG
- a CDS encoding gamma-glutamylcyclotransferase, translating to MSFAVPAGCAGMAKARQARSVDDLLADWNGVDDLWVFAYGSLIWHPGFAWRERRLATVRGYHRSLCLWSHDHRGSPDNPGLVFGLNRGGCCRGVAYQIAAADVPEVFQALWRREMVTGAYTPRWITCHTEAAPVRGLVFLLNRACDEYAADLSDDRLIASVRNAVGQSGPCLDYVVETERALRAHGIDDWRLGDLVRRLGQAF from the coding sequence ATGTCGTTCGCAGTACCCGCCGGCTGCGCCGGTATGGCAAAAGCGCGGCAAGCGCGATCGGTGGACGACCTTTTGGCCGACTGGAACGGCGTCGACGACTTATGGGTGTTCGCCTATGGGTCCCTGATCTGGCATCCCGGCTTTGCGTGGCGCGAGCGGCGCTTGGCGACGGTGCGCGGCTATCACCGGTCGTTGTGCCTGTGGTCGCACGATCATCGCGGCTCCCCCGACAACCCCGGCCTGGTATTTGGCTTGAACCGGGGCGGGTGCTGCAGGGGCGTGGCCTACCAGATCGCGGCGGCCGATGTGCCCGAAGTGTTCCAGGCGCTGTGGCGTCGCGAGATGGTCACCGGCGCCTACACCCCCCGCTGGATTACTTGCCATACCGAAGCCGCGCCGGTGCGCGGACTGGTCTTCCTGCTGAATCGCGCCTGCGATGAGTACGCTGCTGATCTCAGCGACGACCGCCTGATCGCGTCCGTGCGCAATGCCGTTGGCCAGTCGGGACCGTGTCTGGACTACGTGGTGGAGACCGAGCGCGCTTTGCGCGCGCACGGCATCGACGACTGGCGCCTGGGCGATCTGGTGCGCAGGCTGGGCCAGGCTTTCTGA
- a CDS encoding SDR family oxidoreductase, with amino-acid sequence MDLGISGKTALVFGGSRGMGRACALQLAREGVAVTIAARNPETLAQAAAEISKEAGIGVGWVSADLTLEHGRDAAMAACPQPDILINNADGPLPGDFRDWTRDDWIASLDAMMLGPIDMIRRVVDGMVERRFGRIVNIVSRSVKAPHAELGLSNGARSGLIGFVGGLARQTVRHNVTINNLLPGAFATDAQVRHVRGMLEQSSDKTFDQLWEERGRANPAGRFGQPEEVGALCAYLCSAQAGYMTAQSLLIDGGGYPGTY; translated from the coding sequence ATGGATCTGGGGATCAGTGGCAAGACGGCTTTGGTGTTCGGCGGCAGCCGTGGCATGGGGCGCGCGTGTGCGCTGCAGTTGGCGCGCGAGGGGGTGGCGGTAACCATTGCCGCGCGCAATCCCGAGACGCTTGCACAGGCCGCGGCCGAGATTTCCAAGGAAGCCGGCATTGGCGTGGGCTGGGTGTCGGCCGACCTGACCCTGGAGCACGGTCGCGATGCGGCCATGGCCGCGTGCCCGCAGCCCGACATCCTGATCAACAACGCCGACGGCCCGCTGCCCGGCGATTTCCGGGACTGGACGCGCGACGACTGGATTGCGTCGTTGGACGCCATGATGCTGGGGCCCATCGACATGATCCGACGCGTGGTCGACGGCATGGTCGAACGTCGCTTTGGCCGCATCGTGAACATCGTGTCGCGCAGCGTGAAGGCGCCGCATGCCGAGCTGGGCCTGTCCAACGGCGCGCGTTCGGGGCTGATCGGCTTCGTGGGCGGCCTGGCACGGCAGACGGTGCGCCACAACGTCACCATCAACAACCTGTTGCCGGGCGCCTTTGCCACCGACGCGCAGGTCAGGCACGTGCGGGGCATGTTGGAGCAGTCATCAGACAAGACCTTCGACCAACTGTGGGAAGAGCGCGGGCGCGCCAACCCGGCCGGGCGCTTTGGCCAGCCGGAAGAAGTGGGCGCGTTGTGCGCCTATCTGTGTTCGGCGCAAGCGGGCTACATGACGGCGCAAAGCCTCTTGATTGATGGGGGCGGCTACCCCGGCACGTACTGA
- a CDS encoding YeiH family protein encodes MSTSTTTTVPLTPAAPAPSASSANPSATVTATPWRDKLNGVLFVGLMAAAVMQLADLPAIRQLGFSPLVVGIVCGMLYGNFLRGTMPADWGVGVNFTARRLLRIAVAFYGLNISIQQIAAVGLPGLAVSVAVVLGTLLIGTVVGQRILGLERDTAMLTAAGSAICGAAAVLAFEPTLRAAPHKSAVAVATVVLFGTLSMFLYPILYHAGWLGLDTQALGIYIGGTIHEVAQVVGAASNIDPATTEVATIVKMTRVALLVPVLLVLGMYLRSAASQAGGQAKGGKLPIPWFAVGFLVLAIINSLNIIPADAIAAIRRLDVFALTMAMTALGIETRFAQIKKAGPRVMALGLILYAWLLVGGYGIVKLAT; translated from the coding sequence TCGACCACCACCACCGTTCCCCTCACCCCCGCCGCCCCGGCCCCGTCGGCCAGCAGCGCCAACCCCTCGGCCACCGTCACCGCCACCCCCTGGCGCGACAAACTCAACGGCGTGCTCTTCGTCGGGCTGATGGCCGCCGCCGTGATGCAGTTGGCGGACCTGCCAGCCATCCGCCAGTTGGGCTTTTCGCCCCTGGTGGTGGGCATTGTGTGCGGCATGCTGTACGGCAACTTCCTGCGCGGCACGATGCCGGCTGACTGGGGCGTGGGCGTCAACTTCACCGCGCGGCGCCTGTTGCGCATTGCCGTGGCCTTCTACGGCCTGAATATCAGCATCCAGCAGATCGCAGCCGTGGGCTTGCCCGGCCTGGCCGTGTCGGTGGCCGTGGTGTTGGGCACCTTGCTGATCGGCACCGTTGTCGGGCAACGCATTCTGGGCCTGGAGCGTGACACCGCCATGCTGACCGCCGCGGGCAGTGCCATTTGCGGCGCGGCCGCCGTGCTGGCGTTCGAACCCACGCTGCGGGCCGCCCCCCACAAAAGCGCGGTCGCCGTCGCTACCGTAGTGCTGTTCGGCACGCTGTCCATGTTTCTGTATCCCATCCTGTATCACGCCGGCTGGCTCGGGCTGGACACCCAGGCCTTGGGCATCTATATCGGCGGCACCATCCATGAAGTGGCTCAGGTTGTGGGCGCCGCCAGCAATATCGACCCCGCCACCACCGAAGTCGCCACCATCGTCAAGATGACCCGCGTGGCGCTGCTGGTGCCGGTGCTGCTGGTGCTGGGCATGTACCTGCGCAGCGCGGCCAGCCAGGCGGGCGGCCAGGCCAAGGGCGGCAAGCTGCCCATTCCCTGGTTTGCCGTCGGCTTCCTGGTGCTGGCCATCATCAATTCGCTGAATATCATCCCCGCCGACGCCATTGCCGCCATCCGCCGCCTGGACGTCTTTGCGCTCACCATGGCCATGACGGCGCTGGGGATCGAAACGCGCTTCGCCCAGATCAAGAAAGCGGGCCCCCGCGTGATGGCCCTCGGCCTCATCCTGTATGCCTGGCTGTTGGTTGGCGGCTACGGGATCGTGAAGTTGGCCACCTGA
- a CDS encoding acyl-CoA thioesterase produces MTSSPKSPFTTLPANRDAVLRVMPMPADANIHGDVFGGWIMAQVDIAGSIPAARRAAGRVATVAVNAFQFKEPVFVGDLLSFYASIVKTGNTSITVSVEVYAERQRLDAEVVKVTEATLTYVATDEARRSRPLPSL; encoded by the coding sequence ATGACCTCCAGCCCCAAATCCCCGTTTACAACTTTGCCCGCCAATCGCGACGCGGTATTGCGCGTCATGCCGATGCCGGCCGACGCGAATATCCACGGGGACGTTTTTGGCGGCTGGATCATGGCCCAGGTCGACATCGCCGGGTCCATTCCCGCCGCGCGCCGCGCCGCCGGCCGGGTCGCCACGGTGGCGGTCAACGCCTTCCAGTTCAAAGAGCCCGTCTTCGTGGGCGACCTGCTCAGCTTCTACGCATCCATCGTCAAGACCGGCAACACGTCCATCACGGTGTCGGTTGAGGTCTACGCGGAACGCCAGCGCCTGGACGCCGAAGTCGTCAAGGTCACCGAGGCCACGCTGACGTATGTCGCCACCGATGAAGCACGGCGCAGCCGCCCCCTCCCTTCTCTTTGA